The genomic DNA CTAAAAACTCTGAAAATGATGCTCTTACTGGTTTTAGCCTTGGTGCAGACGATTATATCTCCAAGCCATTTTCAATAAAAGAAGTTATTGCAAGAGTTAATGCAGTAATCAACAGAACATCTAAAAATCTTGAAACTAAAAATGAAATAATAAAAGTTGAAGACCTTGAATTGGATGTTGAAAAGAAAAAACTAGTTATAGAAAATAAATTAGTTAATCTTACCAAAAAGGAATTTAATATTTTACTTTTACTTTTAAAACACCAAGGGACAACTTTTGAGCGAGATGAAATCCTTGATAAAGTTTGGCCAAGAGATGTGATTGTAACCGACCGAACTGTGGATGTGAACATTACTCGCTTAAGAAAAAAAATTGGGAAGTATGCTAAATATTTAATTGGTCGTTCAGGTTATGGCTATTGTTTTGAATTTTAATAAAAAATGAAAATGAAAATTATTTATTCTTATAAGAAAAAACTCTTTTTATATTTTTTTACCGTTTTTGTAATAGTAATACTAATTGTTGCTTCTTTTCAATTTATGCGTGAAAAAAAATACAGGATTGGGCAATTGGATAATAGCCTGAATACCATTACTGAAATGACATATATGTTCATTGAAAACAGGTCAATTATTGAAAATAAGAACTTTCAACAAATTGATACTTTGATGACTATTGTTTCCAAACCACATATTAGGTTAACTATTGTTGACCTTGAGGGAAATGTGTTGTACGATAGTTATGTAAAAAAATATATAGCACTTGAAAATCATTTAAAC from Bacteroidota bacterium includes the following:
- a CDS encoding response regulator transcription factor is translated as MTKAKILIVDDEVDLCEILQFNLESEGFETDIAYSAEEVLKKKLEDFSLILLDVMMGEMSGFNLANKLKKQLKCTTPIIFLTAKNSENDALTGFSLGADDYISKPFSIKEVIARVNAVINRTSKNLETKNEIIKVEDLELDVEKKKLVIENKLVNLTKKEFNILLLLLKHQGTTFERDEILDKVWPRDVIVTDRTVDVNITRLRKKIGKYAKYLIGRSGYGYCFEF